Sequence from the Paenibacillus riograndensis SBR5 genome:
AATCGCCGTATCCGTTACCCCGTAATAGATGTAGAGCAGCCCGTCCTTGACCACATTGCCGGTCGGAAAGATCACATTGGGAATCTGAAAACCAAATTTCTCGTAGTATGTTTCCGGCTCCATAATGAAATTATGCGTCCGGGCAATAATTTTCTCCGGCTGCTCCAAATCCAGCAGCATCGCCCCTACGCGGTAGACGATGTTCTCATCGACGCCGTGGTAGAGCACCAGCCACCCCTTGTCCGTGCGCACCGGCGGTGCCGAGCCTCCGATCTTCCGCGACTCCCAGGACAGATTCCCGGCGGTAGCAAGCAGCTTCGGTTCTTCCCAGTGAATGAGGTCCTCAGAATACGTAATCCACATGGCAGCCTTTTCGGTCCCGTAGGCTTCCCCCACGTATTCCTCCGGGCGGCGCAGCAGCACGAATTTGCCGCCTATTTTCTCAGGGAACAGAATATTGTCCCGGTCGTTGATATCCAGCGGTGTTGTGTCCGCCACGAACTCCCAATCCAGCAGGTTATCCGACTTCAGAATGGAGGACCGGGTCAGCCAATGGCCTTCCTCTTCTCCCCAGCCATCCGGGTATGTTGGAATGGAGCGCTCCGGGACGCCTGCCCCGGTCGGATAATAGCTCATGGCGCAGGGCCGCAGGGCGTAGTTCAGATAGAAGGTTCCGTCGATTTTGACAATCCGCGGGTCCTGCACACTGCCGTAAGGAAATCCCAGCATATCCGGCGTCACAATCGGCTCATCCTTCACATGGGTGAAGTTCACGCCATCCTCGCTCTCCAGCAGGCCCAGAAAGTTCTTGCATGGAGTCAGGGAACCGGCAGTGCGTTCGATCATATAGAATTTCCCGTTGTCGATAATAACTGCAGGATTGAAGACCGTAACCTTGCGCCATTCATAACCGCCCGGGACGACGATCGGGTTGCTCTTATGTCTTGTGATTTTCATATCTACTCCTCCTGCGAATGATGTTCGCGGTATAGTTTGACCGTCTGGACCTCATAAGGTTTAAAAGAAAGGGTTAGCGCTCCCCCGGCAGTATCCAGGGGTTCCGTCCCGCACTCCAGCAGATTTACCCGGCAGGCTCCGATATCCGCGGTCTGCCAATTTAGTGTGGCTGTACCTCTACCCCCTGTGGATTCGTAGAGCCTTACAATGATCCCGCTGCCGTCCTCCGCGTTCTTGATGGTATCAAGCACCACCGGCCCGCTCTGCAATCCCAGCCAGGCATAAGTGCTTGGATACCTGCCGGGATGAGGGTCCTCGCTGACCGCCAGCAGAGGTTCATTCAGCTCTGCCGCTGCCCGTACAACCTGTGCCTGCCGCCAATCCCCGGTATGCGGGTACAGGGAGTACGTAAACACATGCTCACCCCGGTCTGCCTGCCGGTCCGGCCAACGGGGTGAGCGCAGCAGTGACAGCCGCATGACTCCGTCATGAATGTCATAGCCGTATTTGCAGTCATTCAGCAGACTTGCACCATAGCCGCTCTCGGACAGATCTGCCCAGCGGTGGCCGCAGACCTCGAATTGGGCCTGCTCCCAGCTGGTATTGCGGTGGGTCGGACGCTCCAGCGCCCCGAACGGAATTTCATATGTGGCCTTGGCAGCCACAATATCCACCGGAAAAGCGGCCTTTAGCAGCTTATGCTCCTCTTTCCAGCTGACTCGGGTCTGGAAATCTACCCGGCGGCTGTGCCGGGGCAGGATGATTTCCTGTTCAATCAGCGACTGGTTCAATTGCCAGCGGAATTTCAGCACCGTCAGCACAGGTCCGCTGACAAGGACCTTCCGCTCCAGCAGCTCCGCCCGGCCCGCAGGCTGCTGCTCATAACGCGGGTCCAGATCCCAGGCATCCCATAGGGGAGGCGTATCATGGTAATATCGCAGCTGATTGCCGGTCTGACCGGGCGGAAGCAGCTCCCGTCCGGCGCTTTTGTCATACCAGCGGCTGATTTCCCCGTCTTCATTGAACTGAAGAATATAATATTCCGTCTCCCACAGGTCCGGAAAAGCGTCTCCGGCGCTGATCCCGGCCAGCCCGTTGACCGGTCCGGCTGCGCCTTCGGACGATTCCAGCAGAGCCTGTTCCGGCGTGATCGGCGGAGTTGGGGCCTGCGCTTGTGCAAGTGCTGGTACCGGGGCCGGTATCGGGGCTTGTCCCCTCCCTCGTTCCGCAGCTTCCCGCAGCCAGAATACCCGGCAGCCAAAGGCAGGGACCTTGCGGACGCGCACAACCAGCGTATATCTGCCGCTGTCTCCTTCCATGCTCCAGCATTCGCTGTCCAGCCGGCCCTCTTCATCAAAGGCCTGCACCGCAGCCAGGCTGCAGTCCCCCTCAAGCCGGATCAGCTCCGTCCGCTCCCAGCCCAGACTGTTGAAGGCCACGTAAGGACGGCCGGCACCCGAAGTATCCACCTTGCTTGCCAGGGCATGGAGAGACGTCTCCAGCACCTGCCGGCCCAGGCTGAAAACCTCGGCGTATTGCTCCCGTGACGTAGTGTAGACTTCAGAAATCGACGTACCGGGGATAATATCGTGGAACTGATTGAGCAGCATCAGCTTCCAGCCACCGTCAAGTTTCGGCTTCGCCTCCGCCTGTTCCAGAAGGCCCGCCTGTTCCGCCAGCACACTCCAGATTTCAGCCTGGCGGTACAAAATCTCTGCCTTACGGTTACTCCGCTTATTGTAGGCATGTGTTGTGAAGGTTCCACGGTGAAGCTCCAGATAGAGATCCCCATACCACTTGGGAAGCTCCGGCTGGCGGGCACCAATCTCTGAGAAAAAAGCCTCCGCCGTAGAGAACCCGCTGACCGGCTGGCCTGGCATCAGGTCCGTTCGGGCTACATACTCCAGCATTTCATGAGTGACGCCGCCCCCGCCGTCACCGTGTCCATAGAGCAGCATCAGTTCATTATGCCGGTCCTTCTGGGCATTGGACTGCCAGTGCTCCTGGACATCCTTCGGTCGGGTATGCTCGTTCACCCCATGATTCTGATAGGCTACGATCTTCGTTCCGTCAATGCCCACCCAGTGGAACAGTGTATGCGGGAAGGGGTTGGTATCATTCCAGCCCAGCTTGGTGGTCATGAAATAATCAATTCCGGCCTGCTTCAGCAGCTGTGGCAGGGACGCGCAATAGCCGAAGGTATCGGGCAGCCATTCAACCGTGGACCGCTTGCCGAATTCCTGCATATAGAAGCCTTGTCCATACAGCATCTGCCGCACCAGCG
This genomic interval carries:
- a CDS encoding glycoside hydrolase family 130 protein → MKITRHKSNPIVVPGGYEWRKVTVFNPAVIIDNGKFYMIERTAGSLTPCKNFLGLLESEDGVNFTHVKDEPIVTPDMLGFPYGSVQDPRIVKIDGTFYLNYALRPCAMSYYPTGAGVPERSIPTYPDGWGEEEGHWLTRSSILKSDNLLDWEFVADTTPLDINDRDNILFPEKIGGKFVLLRRPEEYVGEAYGTEKAAMWITYSEDLIHWEEPKLLATAGNLSWESRKIGGSAPPVRTDKGWLVLYHGVDENIVYRVGAMLLDLEQPEKIIARTHNFIMEPETYYEKFGFQIPNVIFPTGNVVKDGLLYIYYGVTDTAIALATVPLDELVEHILQEAQ
- a CDS encoding alpha-mannosidase, giving the protein MKRINRFIDWLAERQWTERIELTEWKLRKSRYLAPGVYEHEEELHPDYKISRLDGGYGTTYFLQRQVAVPEGWAPEETALLYIGRGEGLLSINGAPYHGLDSNHWFISLPPGSTGGELTLDIELYDPVPEPEDPLNRQAVIKPPLEGVTISLVRVHLPVYSLLHTVKTAHEAALLLPEGDMRRIRTLQALEQAMDALYMKGHLLYSGDAAAGVEERLRAAVSMERSAGTSEGIMHMVGQSHIDIAWLWPIRETVRKVSRTFSTVCALMDKYPDFRYSQSQPQLYAYAKAYYPGLYERIKARIAEGRWELVGGMWVEPDLNIPGGESLVRQMLYGQGFYMQEFGKRSTVEWLPDTFGYCASLPQLLKQAGIDYFMTTKLGWNDTNPFPHTLFHWVGIDGTKIVAYQNHGVNEHTRPKDVQEHWQSNAQKDRHNELMLLYGHGDGGGGVTHEMLEYVARTDLMPGQPVSGFSTAEAFFSEIGARQPELPKWYGDLYLELHRGTFTTHAYNKRSNRKAEILYRQAEIWSVLAEQAGLLEQAEAKPKLDGGWKLMLLNQFHDIIPGTSISEVYTTSREQYAEVFSLGRQVLETSLHALASKVDTSGAGRPYVAFNSLGWERTELIRLEGDCSLAAVQAFDEEGRLDSECWSMEGDSGRYTLVVRVRKVPAFGCRVFWLREAAERGRGQAPIPAPVPALAQAQAPTPPITPEQALLESSEGAAGPVNGLAGISAGDAFPDLWETEYYILQFNEDGEISRWYDKSAGRELLPPGQTGNQLRYYHDTPPLWDAWDLDPRYEQQPAGRAELLERKVLVSGPVLTVLKFRWQLNQSLIEQEIILPRHSRRVDFQTRVSWKEEHKLLKAAFPVDIVAAKATYEIPFGALERPTHRNTSWEQAQFEVCGHRWADLSESGYGASLLNDCKYGYDIHDGVMRLSLLRSPRWPDRQADRGEHVFTYSLYPHTGDWRQAQVVRAAAELNEPLLAVSEDPHPGRYPSTYAWLGLQSGPVVLDTIKNAEDGSGIIVRLYESTGGRGTATLNWQTADIGACRVNLLECGTEPLDTAGGALTLSFKPYEVQTVKLYREHHSQEE